A stretch of Raphanus sativus cultivar WK10039 unplaced genomic scaffold, ASM80110v3 Scaffold0650, whole genome shotgun sequence DNA encodes these proteins:
- the LOC108854253 gene encoding 40S ribosomal protein S11-3: protein MAEQTEKAFLKQPKVFLSSKKSGKGKRPGKGGNRFWKNIGLGFKTPRDAIEGHYIDKKCPFTGTVSVRGRILAGTCHSAKMQRTIIVRRNYLHFVKKYQRYEKRHSNIPAHVSPCFRVKEGDHVIIGQCRPLSKTVRFNVLKVIPAGASAFAKKAFTGM from the exons ATGGCGGAACAG ACTGAGAAGGCATTTCTAAAGCAACCAAAGGTGTTCCTAAGCTCGAAGAAATCAGGGAAAGGAAAGAGGCCTGGCAAAGGTGGAAACCGTTTCTGGAAGAACATTGGTTTGGGTTTCAAGACTCCCCGCGATGCCATTGAAG GACATTACATTGACAAGAAATGTCCGTTCACTGGAACTGTTTCTGTGAGAGGACGTATCTTAGCTGGTACTTGCCACAGTGCCAAGATGCAGAGGACCATCATTGTTCGCAGAAACTATCTCCACTTTGTCAAGAAGTATCAAAG ATACGAGAAGAGACATTCCAACATCCCTGCGCATGTCTCACCCTGCTTCCGTGTCAAAGAAGGCGATCATGTCATCATTGGCCAATGCAG GCCGTTGTCAAAGACCGTGAGGTTCAATGTGCTGAAGGTGATCCCAGCAGGCGCATCTGCCTTTGCAAAGAAGGCATTCACTGGAATGTAA
- the LOC108854254 gene encoding remorin 1.4 isoform X1 yields MAEEEQKKVTENVPTVSEPTPSAPPPEEKPLAAVDVAPQEKPVAPPPVLPSPAPAEEKLEDSKAIVPIVAKDAGEEKKEGSINRDAVLARVETEKRMSLIKAWEEAEKCKVENKAEKKLSSIGSWENNKKAAVEAELKKMEEQLEKKKAEYVEQMKNKIAQIHKQAEEKRAMIEARRGEEVLKAEELAAKYRATGTAPKKLFGCM; encoded by the exons ATGGCCGAAGAGGAACAGAAGAAGGTGACGGAGAACGTTCCTACCGTGTCTGAACCAACTCCATCAGCGCCACCTCCGGAGGAGAAACCTCTTGCTGCGGTCGATGTTGCTCCACAGGAGAAGCCTGTGGCTCCACCACCAGTTCTTCCATCTCCGGCGCCTGCAGAGGAGAAGCTAGAGGACTCCAAGGCTATTGTTCCCATCGTCGCAA AGGATGCAggggaagaaaagaaagaaggcTCAATTAATCGAG ATGCTGTTCTGGCTAGAGTTGAGACAGAGAAGAGGATGTCACTTATCAAAGCTTGGGAAGAGGCTGAGAAGTGCAAAGTGGAGAACAA AGCTGAAAAGAAACTTTCTTCAATTGGGTCATGGGAGAACAACAAGAAAGCAGCTGTGGAAGCTGAGCTCAAGAAAATGGAG GAAcaattggagaagaagaaggcagAGTATGTGGAGCAAATGAAGAACAAAATAGCTCAAATTCACAAACAGGCAGAAGAGAAGAGGGCCATGATCGAAGCTAGACGTGGAGAAGAGGTTCTCAAAGCCGAGGAATTAGCTGCCAAGTACCGTGCCACTGGAACTGCACCTAAAAAGCTATTTGGATGCATGTGA
- the LOC130494718 gene encoding heavy metal-associated isoprenylated plant protein 39-like: MAQKVVLKVLTMTDDKTKQKAIEAAADIFGVDSIAADMKEQKLTVIGMMDAVAVVKKLKKVGKVDLISVGPAKEEKKEEKKEEKKEEKKEEKKEEKKPEEPKK; this comes from the exons ATGGCTCAG AAGGTGGTGCTGAAGGTTTTAACCATGACGGATGATAAGACCAAGCAGAAAGCCATAGAAGCTGCAGCTGATATTTTCG GAGTTGATTCGATAGCAGCGGATATGAAGGAGCAAAAGTTGACTGTGATCGGTATGATGGATGCGGTTGCGGTGGTAAAGAAACTGAAGAAAGTCGGTAAAGTAGATTTGATATCTGTCGGACCGgcaaaagaggagaagaaagaagagaagaaggaagagaaaaaagaggaaaagaaagaggagaagaaggaagagaagaagcCAGAAGAACCTAAGAAATAA
- the LOC108854254 gene encoding remorin 1.4 isoform X2, with the protein MTTRNRTSLPNNSSSVSSLSSVVIPDVIYDMAEEEQKKVTENVPTVSEPTPSAPPPEEKPLAAVDVAPQEKPVAPPPVLPSPAPAEEKLEDSKAIVPIVAKDAGEEKKEGSINRDAVLARVETEKRMSLIKAWEEAEKCKVENKAEKKLSSIGSWENNKKAAVEAELKKMEEQLEKKKAEYVEQMKNKIAQIHKQAEEKRAMIEARRGEEVLKAEELAAKYRATGTAPKKLFGCM; encoded by the exons ATGACAACGAGGAACAGAACATCACTACCAAACAATTCCAGCTCagtttcttctctctcctc AGTTGTTATACCTGACGTCATATACGACATGGCCGAAGAGGAACAGAAGAAGGTGACGGAGAACGTTCCTACCGTGTCTGAACCAACTCCATCAGCGCCACCTCCGGAGGAGAAACCTCTTGCTGCGGTCGATGTTGCTCCACAGGAGAAGCCTGTGGCTCCACCACCAGTTCTTCCATCTCCGGCGCCTGCAGAGGAGAAGCTAGAGGACTCCAAGGCTATTGTTCCCATCGTCGCAA AGGATGCAggggaagaaaagaaagaaggcTCAATTAATCGAG ATGCTGTTCTGGCTAGAGTTGAGACAGAGAAGAGGATGTCACTTATCAAAGCTTGGGAAGAGGCTGAGAAGTGCAAAGTGGAGAACAA AGCTGAAAAGAAACTTTCTTCAATTGGGTCATGGGAGAACAACAAGAAAGCAGCTGTGGAAGCTGAGCTCAAGAAAATGGAG GAAcaattggagaagaagaaggcagAGTATGTGGAGCAAATGAAGAACAAAATAGCTCAAATTCACAAACAGGCAGAAGAGAAGAGGGCCATGATCGAAGCTAGACGTGGAGAAGAGGTTCTCAAAGCCGAGGAATTAGCTGCCAAGTACCGTGCCACTGGAACTGCACCTAAAAAGCTATTTGGATGCATGTGA